The following coding sequences are from one Culex quinquefasciatus strain JHB chromosome 1, VPISU_Cqui_1.0_pri_paternal, whole genome shotgun sequence window:
- the LOC6038459 gene encoding uncharacterized protein LOC6038459 isoform X1 — MENQSSSTCSSSPSSLPFLLVTANVGSVFEDPSRLLHIWIQEFLAHVAARRPAFIALHLQEVGGKTYEKSMEYVQEFIKNLCESRELADYNRIRVYLDEDYNSAEHFTALGNLYFAIRTIDHLQIWNFLTHEWDTVAGKNIHTGNIESVASKEKAKFPQQFFPECKWSRKGFLRTRWSLNGTVFDLVNIHLFHDASNLAACEEYPSVYCKSRRRALIHTLERFHKDAINQSVPYFVFGDFNFRCDTEGVIKKLTEDLTMHRIASAKSDSTKVQYRDSDGANVLTVGKKEFNHHDQSTFKGSWMRQFDRELESLRSILFEYPVSFPPSYPYEEDPGQPGAYMTTRCPAWCDRILVSPAARKLIDEGGKGYAYGIIGEAVCMGDHKPVYLSIRIKTSQGILTYCSCDTHAQNNRVEHANSTSSSISLNVNNNNNLSNNINNNITSQHHHHLHSSSSESVSQLISSRVNNNNNDANSNNNRISLPNDLTTTVSTATLTSHRSSTSLLDPVDPNRCSHCFEHIQFLFDEILSELEIPYADEEFLEPTPLKETKVTPARPSVRISVFDTESNANVCMCSLYSSSFSLGGKSVAEATPEGDQAICPNCRNIIKHQPVEHRKTLVSRRLMLANDIIVNRIDTHYLNTYTSPSGLTSGAAGPGTSGAQFEPYTPESVESHSPVPETVDRMDFDETQVEEPLLTPLPETAPEVPPSEPAIIPPAATKKPTVATTTNNSNNSMTTTGTSTGCGGGVSPRQLKSRLEKLKRISDRQKTYAKTCERLNNSAVGEEVPLAEPGKLTSQGGGGEGRPASDSERNDRKLVDCCRRHCCAIQ; from the exons CCCTCCCGCCTGCTCCACATCTGGATCCAGGAGTTCCTGGCGCACGTGGCCGCCCGCCGGCCCGCCTTCATCGCGCTGCACCTGCAGGAGGTGGGCGGCAAAACGTACGAAAAGTCGATGGAGTACGTGCAGGAGTTCATCAAGAACCTGTGCGAGTCGCGCGAGCTGGCCGACTACAACCGCATCCGGGTCTACCTGGACGAGGACTACAACTCGGCGGAACATTTCACG GCCCTCGGCAACCTGTACTTTGCGATCCGCACCATCGACCACCTCCAGATCTGGAACTTCCTGACGCACGAGTGGGACACGGTCGCCGGCAAGAACATCCACACCGGCAACATCGAGTCGGTGGCCTCCAAGGAGAAGGCCAAGTTCCCGCAGCAGTTCTTCCCGGag TGCAAATGGTCCCGCAAGGGCTTCCTGCGGACGCGCTGGTCCCTGAACGGGACCGTGTTCGATCTGGTCAACATTCACCTCTTCCACGACGCTTCCAACCTGGCGGCCTGCGAGGAGTACCCGTCGGTGTACTGCAAGAGCCGGCGGCGGGCGCTCATCCACACCCTGGAGAG ATTTCACAAGGACGCCATCAACCAGTCCGTGCCATATTTCGTGTTTGGCGATTTCAACTTCCGGTGTGACACGGAGGGAGTCATTAAG AAATTGACGGAGGATCTCACGATGCACCGGATCGCGAGTGCCAAAAGTGACAGTACAAAGGTCCAGTACCGCGATTCGGACGGCGCGAACGTACTTACCGTGGGCAAGAAGGAGTTTAACCACCACGACCAGAGCACCTTCAAGGGAAGCTGG ATGCGTCAGTTTGACCGCGAGCTGGAATCGCTGCGGAGCATACTGTTCGAGTACCCGGTGAGCTTTCCGCCGTCCTACCCGTACGAGGAGGACCCGGGCCAGCCGGGGGCCTACATGACGACGCGCTGTCCGGCGTGGTGCGACCGGATACTGGTCAGCCCGGCGGCACGGAAGCTTATTGACGAGGGAGGGAAGGGATACGCGTACGGTATCATCGGCGAGGCGGTCTGCATGGGGGATCATAAG CCGGTCTATCTCAGCATTCGAATAAAGACGAGTCAAGGTATTTTAACTTACTGTTCCTGTGATACGCATGCGCAAAACAATCGTGTTGAACACGCCAATTCCACTAGCAGTAGCATTAGCCTTAacgttaataataataataatctcaGTAATAATATTAATAACAATATTACTAGCCAACACCATCACCACCTTCACAGCAGTAGTAGCGAATCCGTTAGCCAACTTATTAGTTCTAgagtcaacaacaacaacaacgatgccaacagcaacaacaatagAATTAGCTTGCCTAACGACCTGACGACGACCGTCTCGACCGCCACCCTCACTAGCCATAGAAGTAGCACGAGTCTGCTCGACCCGGTAGATCCGAACCGGTGTTCGCACTGCTTCGAGCACATCCAGTTCTTGTTCGACGAGATCCTGTCGGAGCTGGAGATTCCGTACGCGGATGAGGAGTTCCTGGAACCCACCCCCCTAAAAGAGACCAAGGTCACTCCGGCCCGACCTTCCGTCCGGATCAGCGTGTTCGACACGGAGAGCAACGCCAACGTTTGCATGTGTTCGCTGTACAGCAGCAGCTTCAGCTTAGGAGGCAAGAGCGTGGCGGAAGCGACGCCGGAAGGAGACCAGGCCATCTGTCCCAACTGTCGGAACATCATCAAGCACCAACCGGTCGAGCACCGGAAGACCCTCGTATCGCGCCGACTCATGCTCGCCAACGACATCATCGTGAACCGCATCGACACGCACTACCTGAACACGTACACGTCCCCTTCCGGGCTAACTTCCGGCGCAGCCGGACCAGGCACTTCCGGCGCCCAGTTCGAACCGTACACCCCGGAAAGCGTCGAGTCGCACTCGCCCGTCCCGGAAACCGTCGACCGGATGGACTTTGACGAGACGCAGGTCGAGGAACCGCTGCTAACCCCACTTCCGGAAACCGCGCCGGAAGTACCACCTTCGGAACCAGCCATCATCCCACCGGCGGCGACCAAGAAACCCACCGTCGCCACCACAacaaacaacagcaacaactcgATGACGACGACCGGAACGAGCACCGGATGTGGCGGCGGAGTGTCCCCGCGGCAGCTCAAATCGCGGCTAGAGAAGCTGAAGCGAATCTCGGACCGGCAGAAGACGTACGCCAAGACGTGCGAGCGGTTGAACAATAGCGCGGTGGGTGAAGAGGTGCCGCTGGCCGAGCCGGGTAAATTGACTAGTCAGGGTGGTGGAGGAGAGGGGCGGCCGGCGTCCGATTCGGAGCGGAACGACCGAAAGTTGGTGGATTGTTGCCGGAGGCATTGTTGTGCTATTCAGTGA
- the LOC6038459 gene encoding inositol polyphosphate-5-phosphatase A isoform X2, whose product MENQSSSTCSSSPSSLPFLLVTANVGSVFEDPSRLLHIWIQEFLAHVAARRPAFIALHLQEVGGKTYEKSMEYVQEFIKNLCESRELADYNRIRVYLDEDYNSAEHFTALGNLYFAIRTIDHLQIWNFLTHEWDTVAGKNIHTGNIESVASKEKAKFPQQFFPECKWSRKGFLRTRWSLNGTVFDLVNIHLFHDASNLAACEEYPSVYCKSRRRALIHTLERFHKDAINQSVPYFVFGDFNFRCDTEGVIKKLTEDLTMHRIASAKSDSTKVQYRDSDGANVLTVGKKEFNHHDQSTFKGSWMRQFDRELESLRSILFEYPVSFPPSYPYEEDPGQPGAYMTTRCPAWCDRILVSPAARKLIDEGGKGYAYGIIGEAVCMGDHKPVYLSIRIKTSQGALPEITHEELRGRLQEYLDLNARISDERGVVVTTHYVQITPTTSQDSTSEELPVAEAEEEEGASAADATAESDSVFYGQNATNAACSSMIFRETTV is encoded by the exons CCCTCCCGCCTGCTCCACATCTGGATCCAGGAGTTCCTGGCGCACGTGGCCGCCCGCCGGCCCGCCTTCATCGCGCTGCACCTGCAGGAGGTGGGCGGCAAAACGTACGAAAAGTCGATGGAGTACGTGCAGGAGTTCATCAAGAACCTGTGCGAGTCGCGCGAGCTGGCCGACTACAACCGCATCCGGGTCTACCTGGACGAGGACTACAACTCGGCGGAACATTTCACG GCCCTCGGCAACCTGTACTTTGCGATCCGCACCATCGACCACCTCCAGATCTGGAACTTCCTGACGCACGAGTGGGACACGGTCGCCGGCAAGAACATCCACACCGGCAACATCGAGTCGGTGGCCTCCAAGGAGAAGGCCAAGTTCCCGCAGCAGTTCTTCCCGGag TGCAAATGGTCCCGCAAGGGCTTCCTGCGGACGCGCTGGTCCCTGAACGGGACCGTGTTCGATCTGGTCAACATTCACCTCTTCCACGACGCTTCCAACCTGGCGGCCTGCGAGGAGTACCCGTCGGTGTACTGCAAGAGCCGGCGGCGGGCGCTCATCCACACCCTGGAGAG ATTTCACAAGGACGCCATCAACCAGTCCGTGCCATATTTCGTGTTTGGCGATTTCAACTTCCGGTGTGACACGGAGGGAGTCATTAAG AAATTGACGGAGGATCTCACGATGCACCGGATCGCGAGTGCCAAAAGTGACAGTACAAAGGTCCAGTACCGCGATTCGGACGGCGCGAACGTACTTACCGTGGGCAAGAAGGAGTTTAACCACCACGACCAGAGCACCTTCAAGGGAAGCTGG ATGCGTCAGTTTGACCGCGAGCTGGAATCGCTGCGGAGCATACTGTTCGAGTACCCGGTGAGCTTTCCGCCGTCCTACCCGTACGAGGAGGACCCGGGCCAGCCGGGGGCCTACATGACGACGCGCTGTCCGGCGTGGTGCGACCGGATACTGGTCAGCCCGGCGGCACGGAAGCTTATTGACGAGGGAGGGAAGGGATACGCGTACGGTATCATCGGCGAGGCGGTCTGCATGGGGGATCATAAG CCGGTCTATCTCAGCATTCGAATAAAGACGAGTCAAG GAGCCCTACCGGAAATAACCCACGAGGAGCTGCGCGGCCGCCTGCAGGAGTATTTGGACCTGAACGCGCGCATCAGCGACGAACGCGGCGTGGTCGTGACGACGCACTACGTGCAGATTACGCCGACCACTTCGCAGGACTCGACCTCGGAGGAGCTTCCGGTGGCCGaagcggaggaggaggagggcgcGTCCGCGGCCGACGCCACCGCCGAGAGCGATTCTGTGTTTTATGGACAGAACGCCACGAACGCCGCCTGTAGTTCGATGATTTTCCGCGAGACTACGGTTTAG